ATTACAGGAGGATTTTGTTTTCCTGCCCATGAACACCAAgggaaagattaaaaaaaaaagttttggggACTTTAGAAAAAAAATCATGCTGCATTGCTGCTTTTGAAACAAAATGCGGATATCCGGGCATaccgaaaagaaaagaaacaccGGGCAATTGCTCTTCTTCGCGCCCATTCTCTCTTGTGCATCCTGGTATGCACTATCAAGCCTTTTGTTTCCATTGGGAGTACTAGCCCAAACGTTGTATTTGATACTCTTGTGTATATCATCTTCACTATAAGATTTTATGACAAAGAACAATGCGTCATCGTATTTAGTTGAGAATTCGGAGAGGTTATAGTCCTCCCTCCGCATAACAGATGTAGAGCTCTCATTTTTGTCAGTAATTTCGGACACCAAGGATGCTGTTGAGTCAACAGATGGCAAAACAACTTTTGTGTTGGTCGTTCGAGGACCACGATTCTGTTCGTTATGCAACTCAAATTCACCAACTCCATTAGCCTTGACCTTGGTCTTGTACTTGTCAGCACCACCCCATCCTTTTGCATTTGCTTTATAAGTAACAGGGCTGCTGGGATAAAGCAAACCACCTTTCCCTTGATTAGAAGATGGAAACTTTGTCAATGGAAAATAACCCTTGGCAAGAACACCAGCTGACTGAAAATCAGCACCATGATGTGATACCTGAATTTTGAAACACCACATCAATAACCTGGAACATCATCCTTGACAACACCATAGGATGCTGAAGGAAATTATAAtatatagcaaaacaacaatACTTTTACCTTATTCACTGGTTTTGCTTCGTTAAGAAACCCTGACCCTGTTGAGACATCTACTGCCGGCAAAGATCCTTTGGCTCCAGTATTACTAGTTTTTGCAGATGTCATTGATTTTATAGGGGGAGGGGTATGATTTGGGGCAGAGAAAGTTTGCTTAGTTCCAGAAGTTGTTGTAACCCCACTATAGCCATCTACGTGAACTGCTTCAGTAGCCATAAGAGATGGATCCCAAACATATGATGGAAGCATCTCTGATCCATAAGGAAGTGGAGACGGGAAATATCCAGGGGAGGCAATAGGCTGTGTGGACATAGGGCTCAGGACAAATTGCTGTTGACCCAAATACTGTCCATCAATGCCATATGTAGCTCCAGGTAAGTATGAGCTGTAAGGAACATACCCAGGTTGAAATCCTTGCATATAGTACATAAGAGATCCATTATCTGCTTGCATGGCCTATAAAGTAGAGTACAGGAGCAGATTCATTAGTCACTGAAGTTGACAATAGTTCTATACAAATTTGCGAACTAAGAATGcccagttaaaaaaaaaagtgtggtaATCAAAAAGGagattcaaaacaaaaacacaatagataaatataattaaaaaaaaatgatccaGGTCAAAGGATAACTAAGCAATATCCCATTATGTTTATTATTGTGAATCATGATTTGAATCTATGGTGAATTGAAAAAACTATCAGAAGAAATCGGTCTAACATGTACTAAATGATTATGAAATCACATCACTTCAAAGTATTACAAGTATGACCTTCTATCCAAATTTGCGAACTAAGAATGCCAGTTAAAAAATAAGGTGTGGTAATCAAAAAGGAGattcaaaagaaaaacacaatagataaatataattaaaaaaaaaatgatcaaagtCAAAGGGCAATATCCCATTATGTTTATTATTGTGAATCATGATTTGAATCTATGATGAATTGAAAAAACTATCAGAAGAAATCGGTCTAACATGTACTAAATGATTATGAAATCACATCACTTCAAAGTATAGCAAGTATGACCTTATCAGGCACATTAATACACAAGCTAGTTCATCCATCAACACATGGTGTTGAAATAAACAAAGCACACTGACAGAAAAATCAGAATCAAAACATTGACATATGAAtctgaaacaatatgcaaagaagAACCTCATGAAAAAGTTATATCAATATATTCTGATTAATGTTTGAGTAATAACAAACAAAAGAATTGACATTAATTTAACATTAGGTAATAAACCTACTGGATATGGAATCTCCAGGCCATCACTGCTAAGGTAGTATCCCTGATCTTCCAATTCTCCAACTGACCCATCATAACCTGAATCCATGGTTCATTCACATGAAAAAGCAAACGAGAAACCTGACTAATACCAGGGAATAATACATACAGGAAACACGGCTAAATTTTAATCATGACAGACCTGGATAACAATACCCATAATAGCTGTTAGCAGGATAATAAAAGCCCTGTTCAGCCATCAATGACTCTTGACCAATATCACCTTCCTTCAGACTACTAGTTGCATCTCCAGAGGATGAGATGCATGATCGTGCATCAGATGAACTTCTATCCTTGGGTGGAGCCtgaaatgaaattaaaaataattagttTAACTGCAGGTGAAAAGACAAATCCAATCGCGAAGGATCAATTAATATGACTCCAAGGCTACACATATTGTGTAGCTCAACTTCTTCGAGCATACATGGATAAGGTCCATGATCAGAACGTCTACAGCCGCCATGGGTAACTATTGGAGGATGACTAACAAAAGCGTGATGTTGTCCTCAACTTCTGTCCAAAGTCATTTCACATTTAACTTGAATTGATTGACTTATGTTGCTGTCAAATATCAACCAAATGTGTATGGAGATTATAGAACAGTATCATTTTTCAGGGTAATGACCTATGAGACATGGTGAAGATTATCCTCCTTGATAAAAATCTTCCCTGAACTATCAATCATCTCCATGTGTGTCCCTATAAAGCAACTATACAATTTGCGTAATTATCTGAGTCTGTGTCAAACTGATCATACAACAATCAAGGTGACTAAGTGACTTACTCGTTTAGGACCACCAAGTTTAGAAGAAGTATCGACTTTAAGATTCTTTGCTTCTTCTATAGCTGGAAAGACAACATAAGTCAAGGCTTCCAATTCATACATCAAAATCGAATGACCTACTAATTTACTACCATATcatcaattaattaattaatcagaAGATATTTCAATCCGATGCATCAAAAATCACATCGATTATCATCAGAATAAGATAAGGTTGGAACCTTATCTTATTCAGAACCAAAACGGAATTCAAACTAGAAAGAGCAATAAACCGCCATGAAATTAATCGATCAAGAAGGTATCTAACCTttgaagaaaatcaaacaaatatgaaACCGAAACTTCCAATAATTAATCACATCCTTGTTTCTACTTCATTAGGGATATGGATCTAGAAATTTATCATTCAAATCATGAACCAATCCAATACTTctccaatatcttctttttcaaAATAGAAAAACATATACATATATGATAATAAAATAAACAACCAAATCAAGAGAAAACAAGAGAACTGAAACAAAATCTTACTGCAAAAGATCCTAAATCGTAACAAATGTATAAAATttttgacgaaaccaattttgTTCGAATAACAATTAAATTCGACTATTTCGTTGACAAAATAAACATACCAGATCAACAACAAATTCAGATCTAATCTAATAAATCAGAAGATAAAAGGATACGTTTCTCCAATTGTGGTTTAGCAGCCATAAGATCACACCAGAAATCGCCTATAAAGAAACCTTGAAGATTTCCTACTTCCTCCagtatttttgaaaaaaaataaaccctataaaaaaataaaagtgtATGAACGATTATGATATAGATCTGTCGATAAACAGCCTTATGAAATTGCAAAAGCTGTTTTCGAAGATCGAAAAAGAAAATCACTTTCAGAGATCAAAAAAAcgaaaatgattttgattttcttttttctttctttttttggaatcggaaaagaaaaaaagaaaaaaatcggtCAACAGTTGTGAGAGCGAGGATAAAAAACACGAAAAGAGAAAGAGATGAGTGGTGATGATGTTGAGGATGGCGATGAAATTGATGGGATGGAGGGAAAGGGAATGGAATGGAAACAAAGTAAACACGTtgtaaaacaaacaaaacaatttaaAGTCAAAAAAAGGACGGCCATTAATCTTCCACGTCGTTTTACGATGGCTCGGATTAGAATTCTCTACCTTTGAGGCCTACTCCTATAAATATGGCAAACACCATATTTTGCCATATTATGGGTATTGCCAAAGTGCTAAATCGTATATGCCTATATATCAattataacatataggcatacacgacagactATCAAAAGCGGACAATATACTACCGTTTCAAGATACAACTGTC
This is a stretch of genomic DNA from Papaver somniferum cultivar HN1 chromosome 1, ASM357369v1, whole genome shotgun sequence. It encodes these proteins:
- the LOC113310743 gene encoding YTH domain-containing family protein 2-like is translated as MAAKPQLEKPIEEAKNLKVDTSSKLGGPKRAPPKDRSSSDARSCISSSGDATSSLKEGDIGQESLMAEQGFYYPANSYYGYCYPGYDGSVGELEDQGYYLSSDGLEIPYPAMQADNGSLMYYMQGFQPGYVPYSSYLPGATYGIDGQYLGQQQFVLSPMSTQPIASPGYFPSPLPYGSEMLPSYVWDPSLMATEAVHVDGYSGVTTTSGTKQTFSAPNHTPPPIKSMTSAKTSNTGAKGSLPAVDVSTGSGFLNEAKPVNKVSHHGADFQSAGVLAKGYFPLTKFPSSNQGKGGLLYPSSPVTYKANAKGWGGADKYKTKVKANGVGEFELHNEQNRGPRTTNTKVVLPSVDSTASLVSEITDKNESSTSVMRREDYNLSEFSTKYDDALFFVIKSYSEDDIHKSIKYNVWASTPNGNKRLDSAYQDAQERMGAKKSNCPVFLFFSVNASGQFCGVAEMVGSVDFNKNMDFWQQDKWNGFFPVKWHIIKDVPNPHFRHIILENNDSKPVTNSRDTQEVRFPQGTEMLNIFKSYTSKTSILDDFTFYESRQKAMQEKRIRPSTPYQGLLQKPEEVIGVTASLKSIKLTGSDCEEVRAGDDKVKE